In Bernardetia sp., the following proteins share a genomic window:
- a CDS encoding MBL fold metallo-hydrolase, which translates to MTLHTIDTGLFKLDGGAMFGVVPKALWQKLNPADQNNMCTWAMRCLLIEDGNRLILIDTGIGDKQDEKFVSHFYLHGDDSLEKSLKSKGFSTSDITDVFLTHLHFDHCGGAIKRQKDKLVPVFENATYWSNTDHWNWAVNPNPREKASFLKENILPIKESGQLKLISPNQKSDSLPFELRFLDGHTEKQMLPQFKYKGRTIVFCADLIPSVHHVRLPYIMAYDMRPLKTLSEKEVLLNEAVENDYILFFEHDPVNQCCTLHRTERGIMPKEIGSLNDFL; encoded by the coding sequence ATGACTTTACATACAATAGATACAGGACTTTTCAAATTAGATGGTGGGGCAATGTTTGGCGTTGTTCCTAAGGCACTTTGGCAAAAACTCAACCCAGCCGACCAAAACAATATGTGTACGTGGGCAATGCGCTGCCTTCTGATAGAAGATGGAAACAGACTTATCTTGATAGATACAGGGATAGGCGATAAACAAGACGAAAAATTTGTAAGTCATTTCTATCTACACGGTGATGATTCACTAGAAAAATCTTTAAAAAGCAAAGGTTTTTCCACATCTGATATTACTGATGTTTTTCTTACACATTTGCATTTTGACCACTGTGGAGGAGCTATTAAAAGGCAAAAAGATAAACTTGTACCTGTTTTCGAAAATGCTACCTATTGGTCAAATACAGACCATTGGAACTGGGCTGTAAATCCTAATCCGAGAGAAAAAGCCTCCTTTTTAAAGGAAAATATTTTACCTATCAAGGAAAGTGGACAACTAAAACTTATCTCGCCTAATCAAAAATCTGACTCGTTGCCTTTTGAGTTACGTTTTTTAGATGGACATACAGAAAAACAAATGTTGCCTCAATTCAAATACAAAGGTAGAACAATTGTTTTCTGTGCTGACCTTATTCCCTCAGTACATCATGTGCGCTTGCCTTATATTATGGCTTATGATATGCGCCCTTTAAAAACCCTTTCTGAAAAAGAAGTCTTACTCAACGAAGCTGTAGAAAACGATTATATTTTATTCTTCGAACACGACCCAGTCAATCAGTGCTGTACACTTCACAGAACCGAACGAGGCATTATGCCAAAAGAAATTGGAAGTCTTAACGATTTTTTGTAG